In one Streptomyces sp. T12 genomic region, the following are encoded:
- a CDS encoding carbonic anhydrase: protein MTTSASVPAGPEGAIAPRGTVTDRLVEANERYAAAFTDPGMDARPVLHVAIVACMDARLDLHAALGLELGDCHTIRNAGGVVTDDVIRSLTISQRALGTRSIVLIHHTGCGLENLTEDFRHELEDEVGQRPAWAVEAFRDVDQDVRQSMQRVRTSPFLLHTDDVRGFVFDVKTGLVREIDPA, encoded by the coding sequence ATGACGACTTCTGCATCGGTTCCCGCAGGTCCCGAGGGCGCCATAGCCCCCCGAGGCACGGTCACCGACCGTCTCGTGGAAGCCAACGAGCGGTACGCGGCCGCGTTCACCGACCCCGGGATGGACGCCCGCCCCGTGCTACACGTCGCCATCGTGGCCTGCATGGACGCCCGTCTCGACCTGCACGCCGCGCTCGGTCTGGAGCTCGGCGACTGTCACACCATCCGCAACGCGGGCGGCGTCGTCACAGATGACGTGATCCGCTCCCTGACCATCAGCCAGCGGGCGCTCGGCACCCGCAGCATCGTCCTGATCCACCACACAGGCTGCGGCCTGGAGAACCTCACCGAGGACTTCCGGCACGAGCTGGAGGACGAGGTCGGCCAGCGACCCGCCTGGGCGGTGGAGGCCTTCCGGGACGTCGACCAGGACGTACGGCAGTCGATGCAGCGCGTGCGCACCTCGCCGTTCCTGCTGCACACCGACGACGTGCGGGGCTTCGTCTTCGACGTGAAGACGGGTCTGGTGCGCGAGATCGACCCCGCGTAG